Proteins from a genomic interval of Quercus lobata isolate SW786 chromosome 11, ValleyOak3.0 Primary Assembly, whole genome shotgun sequence:
- the LOC115967441 gene encoding uncharacterized protein LOC115967441 isoform X2, translating into MGFTLAQGLMLVLLIASTMAVSTANKGWQFGNWPYRGPYHPNNTQTSNGIIVGDSYHWNFGFNYTDWAIKHGPFYLNDTLVFKYDPPTPKTFPHSVYLLPNLRSFIKCDLKNAKKLGNVTQGAGEGFKFVLKRPWQPHYFACDNVMSYE; encoded by the exons ATGGGTTTCACACTTGCACAAGGACTCATGCTTGTGTTGCTAATTGCTTCCACTATGGCAGTTAGCACAGCCAACAAGGGTTGGCAATTTGGGAATTGGCCTTACCGTGGCCCTTATCACCCCAATAATACACAAACTTCCAACGGTATCATTGTGGGTGATTCCTATCATTGGAACTTTGGCTTTAACTACACCGATTGGGCAATCAAACATGGCCCTTTCTACCTAAATGACACTCTAG TTTTCAAATATGATCCCCCAACTCCAAAAACATTTCCTCACAGTGTTTACTTGCTACCAAACCTCCGGAGCTTCATTAAATGTGACCTGAAAAATGCCAAGAAGCTGGGAAATGTGACACAAGGAGCTGGGGAGGGCTTCAAGTTTGTGCTGAAAAGGCCATGGCAACCTCACTACTTTGCTTGTG ACAATGTTATGAGTTATGAATGA
- the LOC115967441 gene encoding uncharacterized protein LOC115967441 isoform X1 codes for MGFTLAQGLMLVLLIASTMAVSTANKGWQFGNWPYRGPYHPNNTQTSNGIIVGDSYHWNFGFNYTDWAIKHGPFYLNDTLVFKYDPPTPKTFPHSVYLLPNLRSFIKCDLKNAKKLGNVTQGAGEGFKFVLKRPWQPHYFACGERNGFHCMNGTMKFFVMPIFRWYR; via the exons ATGGGTTTCACACTTGCACAAGGACTCATGCTTGTGTTGCTAATTGCTTCCACTATGGCAGTTAGCACAGCCAACAAGGGTTGGCAATTTGGGAATTGGCCTTACCGTGGCCCTTATCACCCCAATAATACACAAACTTCCAACGGTATCATTGTGGGTGATTCCTATCATTGGAACTTTGGCTTTAACTACACCGATTGGGCAATCAAACATGGCCCTTTCTACCTAAATGACACTCTAG TTTTCAAATATGATCCCCCAACTCCAAAAACATTTCCTCACAGTGTTTACTTGCTACCAAACCTCCGGAGCTTCATTAAATGTGACCTGAAAAATGCCAAGAAGCTGGGAAATGTGACACAAGGAGCTGGGGAGGGCTTCAAGTTTGTGCTGAAAAGGCCATGGCAACCTCACTACTTTGCTTGTGGTGAGCGCAATGGCTTTCATTGCATGAATGGAACCATGAAGTTCTTTGTGATGCCAATATTCCGTTGGTATAGATAA